A single genomic interval of Thermodesulfobacteriota bacterium harbors:
- a CDS encoding retropepsin-like aspartic protease, with protein sequence MRMPRMSIYRIVAVVCLGAVLLWPGVGPGVRSVAFSRPLPGGLAVATVAVDTLPVYKKMSTSSRVVKELGRGDTVTVEFEMEGPGGAWCAVKRPGEAFVAGYVLCEHLKRGKKRAWQMVGTSGDPGTVKETKVAIVDNQILVPVEINYKSKRETVTLLLDTGASGTVLHADVAKRLMLNMDEAVKTQVQVVGGGLLDVSVIHLTSMSVGPHTANGMIVGVVKHDGPEVRFDGLLGMDFLKGLKYEIDFKQEVIRWE encoded by the coding sequence ATGAGAATGCCGCGCATGTCCATATATCGCATTGTCGCCGTAGTTTGCCTCGGCGCCGTCCTTCTCTGGCCCGGGGTCGGGCCAGGGGTCCGGTCCGTGGCGTTCTCCAGGCCCTTGCCCGGCGGCTTGGCCGTGGCGACCGTAGCGGTCGACACGCTGCCCGTATATAAGAAGATGTCCACGTCGAGCCGTGTTGTGAAGGAGCTCGGGAGGGGGGACACGGTAACGGTCGAGTTCGAGATGGAGGGCCCCGGCGGGGCCTGGTGCGCCGTAAAGAGGCCGGGAGAGGCGTTTGTCGCGGGTTACGTGCTGTGCGAACACCTGAAGCGCGGGAAGAAGAGGGCGTGGCAGATGGTGGGCACTTCCGGCGACCCCGGAACCGTCAAAGAGACGAAGGTCGCCATAGTGGATAACCAGATCCTCGTACCTGTGGAGATAAACTACAAGAGCAAGAGGGAGACGGTGACGCTGCTGCTCGATACCGGCGCCTCCGGCACCGTCCTCCACGCCGACGTGGCGAAGCGGCTCATGCTTAACATGGACGAGGCCGTTAAGACGCAGGTGCAGGTGGTAGGGGGCGGGTTGCTCGACGTCAGCGTGATACACCTGACCAGCATGTCCGTGGGTCCGCATACGGCAAACGGGATGATCGTCGGAGTGGTAAAGCACGACGGGCCGGAGGTCAGGTTCGACGGCCTCCTGGGGATGGACTTCCTGAAGGGGCTCAAGTACGAGATAGACTTCAAACAGGAGGTCATAAGGTGGGAGTAG